From one Callithrix jacchus isolate 240 chromosome 2, calJac240_pri, whole genome shotgun sequence genomic stretch:
- the FAM170A gene encoding protein FAM170A isoform X3 produces MSKSEKDVLQSGSSGVAKGWSQGVGEVSSTSEYFSCISSSCNLIYGGIQRIHQDGLQPQSPVAQVQERRETSPCSQHVFLLPHSSYKTCVSSLCVNKEERGMKIYYMQVQVKNGVAVSWETEETSESLEKQPRMEEMTLPEVVRVGTPPSDVSTRNLLSDSEPSGEEKEHEERKESDSLPASPAVEERPRAKTPDWLVTMENGFRCMACCRVFATMEALQEHVQYGIREGFSCHVFHLTMAQLTGNMESESAQEEEEEEDDHKEEEEEEEKPEEKKEEEQPSGEDRGLRRSWSQCPGWVFHSPKDIPKDRNS; encoded by the exons ATGTCAAAGTCTGAAAAGGATGTCCTGCAGTCTGGATCCAGTGGAGTGGCCAAAGGCTGGAGCCAAGGGGTAGGAGAAGTCTCCTCTACCTCCGAATACTTCTCCTGCATTTCTTCTTCATGCAACCTCATCTATGGTG GAATCCAGAGAATACATCAAGACGGCCTCCAGCCTCAATCACCTGTAGCCCAAGTTCAGGAACGAAGAGAGACTTCTCCCTGCTCACAACATGTCTTTTTGTTGCCCCATTCGTCCTATAAGACCTGTGTGTCCTCTCTGTGTGTAAACAAAGAGGAAAGGGGCATGAAAATATACTATATGCAGGTACAAGTGAAAAATGGTGTAGCTgtctcctgggagacagaggaaacTTCAGAGTCCTTAGAAAAGCAGCCAAGGATGGAAGAAATGACTCTTCCTGAGGTTGTGCGGGTAGGTACTCCGCCCTCGGATGTATCCACCAGAAACCTCCTTTCTGACAGTGAGCCcagtggggaggagaaagagcaTGAGGAGAGGAAAGAGTCAGACAGCCTGCCAGCCTCACCAGCTGTTGAGGAGAGACCCAGGGCCAAGACACCTGACTGGCTGGTGACCATGGAGAACGGCTTCAGGTGCATGGCCTGCTGCCGGGTGTTCGCCACCATGGAAGCCCTCCAGGAGCATGTGCAGTATGGGATCAGGGAGGGCTTTAGCTGCCACGTCTTTCATCTCACCATGGCTCAGCTGACAGGCAACATGGAATCAGAGAGCgcccaagaggaggaggaggaagaggatgaccataaggaggaggaggaggaggaagagaagccagaagaaaagaaggaggaggagcagccCTCAGGGGAAGACCGTGGCCTGAGGAGATCCTGGAGCCAATGTCCAGGCTGGGTGTTTCATTCTCCAAAGGACATTCCAAAGGACAGGAA CAGCTGA
- the FAM170A gene encoding protein FAM170A isoform X2, translating into MKRRQKRKHLENEESHKTSEKGEGMSKSEKDVLQSGSSGVAKGWSQGVGEVSSTSEYFSCISSSCNLIYGGIQRIHQDGLQPQSPVAQVQERRETSPCSQHVFLLPHSSYKTCVSSLCVNKEERGMKIYYMQVQVKNGVAVSWETEETSESLEKQPRMEEMTLPEVVRVGTPPSDVSTRNLLSDSEPSGEEKEHEERKESDSLPASPAVEERPRAKTPDWLVTMENGFRCMACCRVFATMEALQEHVQYGIREGFSCHVFHLTMAQLTGNMESESAQEEEEEEDDHKEEEEEEEKPEEKKEEEQPSGEDRGLRRSWSQCPGWVFHSPKDIPKDRN; encoded by the exons GAATGTCAAAGTCTGAAAAGGATGTCCTGCAGTCTGGATCCAGTGGAGTGGCCAAAGGCTGGAGCCAAGGGGTAGGAGAAGTCTCCTCTACCTCCGAATACTTCTCCTGCATTTCTTCTTCATGCAACCTCATCTATGGTG GAATCCAGAGAATACATCAAGACGGCCTCCAGCCTCAATCACCTGTAGCCCAAGTTCAGGAACGAAGAGAGACTTCTCCCTGCTCACAACATGTCTTTTTGTTGCCCCATTCGTCCTATAAGACCTGTGTGTCCTCTCTGTGTGTAAACAAAGAGGAAAGGGGCATGAAAATATACTATATGCAGGTACAAGTGAAAAATGGTGTAGCTgtctcctgggagacagaggaaacTTCAGAGTCCTTAGAAAAGCAGCCAAGGATGGAAGAAATGACTCTTCCTGAGGTTGTGCGGGTAGGTACTCCGCCCTCGGATGTATCCACCAGAAACCTCCTTTCTGACAGTGAGCCcagtggggaggagaaagagcaTGAGGAGAGGAAAGAGTCAGACAGCCTGCCAGCCTCACCAGCTGTTGAGGAGAGACCCAGGGCCAAGACACCTGACTGGCTGGTGACCATGGAGAACGGCTTCAGGTGCATGGCCTGCTGCCGGGTGTTCGCCACCATGGAAGCCCTCCAGGAGCATGTGCAGTATGGGATCAGGGAGGGCTTTAGCTGCCACGTCTTTCATCTCACCATGGCTCAGCTGACAGGCAACATGGAATCAGAGAGCgcccaagaggaggaggaggaagaggatgaccataaggaggaggaggaggaggaagagaagccagaagaaaagaaggaggaggagcagccCTCAGGGGAAGACCGTGGCCTGAGGAGATCCTGGAGCCAATGTCCAGGCTGGGTGTTTCATTCTCCAAAGGACATTCCAAAGGACAGGAA CTGA
- the FAM170A gene encoding protein FAM170A isoform X1, with protein sequence MKRRQKRKHLENEESHKTSEKGEGMSKSEKDVLQSGSSGVAKGWSQGVGEVSSTSEYFSCISSSCNLIYGGIQRIHQDGLQPQSPVAQVQERRETSPCSQHVFLLPHSSYKTCVSSLCVNKEERGMKIYYMQVQVKNGVAVSWETEETSESLEKQPRMEEMTLPEVVRVGTPPSDVSTRNLLSDSEPSGEEKEHEERKESDSLPASPAVEERPRAKTPDWLVTMENGFRCMACCRVFATMEALQEHVQYGIREGFSCHVFHLTMAQLTGNMESESAQEEEEEEDDHKEEEEEEEKPEEKKEEEQPSGEDRGLRRSWSQCPGWVFHSPKDIPKDRNS encoded by the exons GAATGTCAAAGTCTGAAAAGGATGTCCTGCAGTCTGGATCCAGTGGAGTGGCCAAAGGCTGGAGCCAAGGGGTAGGAGAAGTCTCCTCTACCTCCGAATACTTCTCCTGCATTTCTTCTTCATGCAACCTCATCTATGGTG GAATCCAGAGAATACATCAAGACGGCCTCCAGCCTCAATCACCTGTAGCCCAAGTTCAGGAACGAAGAGAGACTTCTCCCTGCTCACAACATGTCTTTTTGTTGCCCCATTCGTCCTATAAGACCTGTGTGTCCTCTCTGTGTGTAAACAAAGAGGAAAGGGGCATGAAAATATACTATATGCAGGTACAAGTGAAAAATGGTGTAGCTgtctcctgggagacagaggaaacTTCAGAGTCCTTAGAAAAGCAGCCAAGGATGGAAGAAATGACTCTTCCTGAGGTTGTGCGGGTAGGTACTCCGCCCTCGGATGTATCCACCAGAAACCTCCTTTCTGACAGTGAGCCcagtggggaggagaaagagcaTGAGGAGAGGAAAGAGTCAGACAGCCTGCCAGCCTCACCAGCTGTTGAGGAGAGACCCAGGGCCAAGACACCTGACTGGCTGGTGACCATGGAGAACGGCTTCAGGTGCATGGCCTGCTGCCGGGTGTTCGCCACCATGGAAGCCCTCCAGGAGCATGTGCAGTATGGGATCAGGGAGGGCTTTAGCTGCCACGTCTTTCATCTCACCATGGCTCAGCTGACAGGCAACATGGAATCAGAGAGCgcccaagaggaggaggaggaagaggatgaccataaggaggaggaggaggaggaagagaagccagaagaaaagaaggaggaggagcagccCTCAGGGGAAGACCGTGGCCTGAGGAGATCCTGGAGCCAATGTCCAGGCTGGGTGTTTCATTCTCCAAAGGACATTCCAAAGGACAGGAA CAGCTGA